The proteins below come from a single Brevundimonas sp. LM2 genomic window:
- the obgE gene encoding GTPase ObgE, which produces MKFLDQAKIYIRSGNGGAGSVSFRREKFIPNGGPDGGDGGHGGNVWVEAVDGLNTLIDYRYQQHFKAPTGGHGQGRQMHGAKGEDVVLKVPVGTQVLGEDKETVVLDMTEAGQKELLLSGGNGGWGNVRFKGPINQAPRHANPGQEGQEMWIWLRLKLIADIGLAGLPNAGKSTFLAAASAARPKIADYPFTTLAPNLGMVDLSPGERFVIADIPGLIEGASEGAGLGTRFLGHVERSASLIHLVDGTQDDVAEAYRIIRGELDAYGEGLADKQEILALNKIDALTPEAREEKAAELAAVAGRRPMLVSGVSGEGVPELLRAAWAEVRKTRGEIDADGDEIASDADQWKP; this is translated from the coding sequence ATGAAGTTCCTCGACCAGGCCAAGATCTACATCCGCTCCGGCAATGGCGGGGCGGGCTCCGTCTCGTTCCGGCGCGAGAAATTCATTCCCAACGGCGGGCCGGACGGCGGCGACGGCGGCCATGGGGGCAATGTCTGGGTCGAGGCGGTCGACGGGCTGAACACCCTGATCGACTACCGCTACCAGCAGCATTTCAAGGCCCCGACCGGCGGCCACGGCCAGGGCCGGCAGATGCACGGGGCCAAGGGCGAGGACGTGGTGCTGAAGGTCCCGGTCGGCACCCAGGTCCTGGGCGAGGACAAGGAGACGGTCGTGCTGGACATGACCGAGGCCGGCCAGAAGGAGCTGCTGCTCTCGGGCGGCAACGGCGGCTGGGGCAATGTCCGCTTCAAGGGCCCGATCAACCAGGCCCCGCGCCACGCCAATCCCGGTCAGGAAGGCCAGGAGATGTGGATCTGGCTGAGGCTGAAGCTGATCGCCGACATCGGCCTGGCCGGCCTGCCCAACGCCGGAAAGTCGACCTTCCTGGCCGCCGCCAGCGCCGCCCGGCCCAAGATCGCCGACTATCCGTTTACCACCCTGGCCCCCAACCTCGGCATGGTGGACCTGAGCCCCGGCGAACGGTTCGTGATCGCCGACATCCCCGGCCTGATCGAGGGGGCGTCCGAGGGCGCGGGCCTGGGCACGCGCTTCCTGGGCCACGTCGAGCGCTCGGCCTCCCTGATCCACCTGGTCGACGGCACCCAGGACGACGTGGCCGAGGCCTATCGCATCATCCGGGGCGAACTGGACGCCTACGGCGAAGGCCTGGCCGACAAGCAGGAGATCCTGGCCCTCAACAAGATCGACGCCCTGACCCCCGAGGCGCGCGAGGAGAAGGCGGCGGAGCTGGCGGCAGTGGCCGGACGCCGGCCTATGCTGGTCTCGGGCGTGTCCGGCGAGGGCGTGCCCGAACTGCTGCGCGCCGCCTGGGCCGAGGTGCGGAAGACGCGCGGCGAGATCGACGCCGACGGCGACGAGATCGCCTCCGACGCCGACCAGTGGAAGCCCTGA
- a CDS encoding electron transfer flavoprotein subunit alpha/FixB family protein, with the protein MAVLVIADHDGASVRDTTHKTVTAALALSSDVDVLIVGQGAQAAADSAATIAGVRKVLLAESGELSHALAEAVTATVVGLADGYEAILSPASMDGKNFMPRIAARLDVAPISDIIEVVSANTFVRPIYAGNALETIQSSDAKKVITVRPTAFAAAAEGGSAPVETVTASDAGKAAFVGEEMVKSDRPDLGAAKIVVSGGRALGSAEEFHAVMDPLADRLGAAVGASRAAVDAGYAPNDYQVGQTGKVVAPALYIAIGISGAIQHLAGMKDSKIIVAINKDADAPIFQVADYGIVGDYKTVLPELMTALG; encoded by the coding sequence ATGGCCGTTCTCGTCATCGCCGATCACGACGGCGCGTCCGTCCGCGACACCACCCACAAGACCGTGACCGCCGCCCTGGCCCTGTCCTCCGACGTCGACGTCCTGATCGTGGGCCAGGGCGCCCAGGCCGCCGCCGACAGCGCCGCCACCATCGCCGGCGTCCGCAAGGTCCTGCTGGCCGAGAGCGGCGAACTGTCCCACGCCCTGGCCGAGGCCGTCACCGCAACGGTGGTCGGTCTGGCCGACGGCTATGAGGCGATCCTGTCGCCCGCCTCGATGGACGGCAAGAATTTCATGCCGCGCATCGCCGCCAGGCTGGACGTCGCCCCGATCTCGGACATCATCGAGGTCGTCTCGGCCAACACCTTCGTGCGGCCCATCTATGCCGGCAACGCCCTGGAAACGATCCAGTCGTCGGACGCCAAGAAGGTCATCACCGTCCGCCCGACCGCCTTCGCGGCGGCCGCCGAGGGCGGCTCCGCCCCGGTCGAGACCGTCACCGCCAGCGACGCCGGCAAGGCCGCCTTCGTCGGCGAGGAGATGGTCAAGTCCGACCGCCCCGACCTCGGCGCGGCCAAGATCGTCGTCTCCGGCGGTCGCGCCCTGGGCTCGGCCGAGGAGTTCCATGCCGTCATGGATCCCCTGGCCGACCGGCTGGGCGCCGCCGTCGGGGCCAGCCGCGCCGCCGTCGACGCGGGCTATGCGCCCAACGACTACCAGGTCGGCCAGACCGGCAAGGTCGTCGCCCCGGCCCTCTACATCGCCATCGGCATCTCGGGGGCCATCCAGCACCTGGCCGGGATGAAGGACTCCAAGATCATCGTCGCCATCAACAAGGACGCCGACGCCCCGATCTTCCAGGTCGCCGACTACGGCATCGTCGGCGACTACAAGACCGTCCTGCCGGAGCTGATGACCGCCCTGGGCTGA
- a CDS encoding SdpI family protein, translating to MNRDVINSLAWGGGIVALALVSSAARNLGYIDQETTLRIVLGATGLMIASFGDRIPKTFVRGEGARKAQRVAAWSMVISGLVYAGAFIFAPIATAVVVGCGAVILGMAVTFAYCLSLRGRARAA from the coding sequence ATGAACAGGGACGTGATCAACAGCCTGGCCTGGGGCGGCGGCATCGTCGCCCTCGCCCTCGTCTCGAGCGCGGCGCGCAATCTCGGCTACATCGACCAGGAGACCACCCTGCGGATCGTCCTGGGCGCCACCGGCCTGATGATCGCCTCGTTCGGCGATCGCATCCCCAAGACCTTCGTTCGCGGCGAAGGGGCCCGCAAGGCCCAGCGCGTCGCCGCCTGGTCGATGGTGATCAGTGGTCTGGTCTATGCCGGAGCCTTCATCTTCGCGCCGATCGCGACCGCGGTGGTGGTCGGCTGCGGGGCGGTGATCCTCGGGATGGCCGTCACCTTCGCCTACTGCCTGTCGCTGCGCGGCAGGGCCAGGGCTGCCTGA
- a CDS encoding nicotinate-nucleotide adenylyltransferase, protein MSFFHAGPAPQASGPRPGALRDGLGLSPGMRVGLFGGSFNPAHDGHAHVAETALQRLDLDRVVWLVSPQNPLKDSRQTAPLADRMASARDRAHGPRMIVSDFETRVGTRWTVDTLRALQRRHPGVKFVWLMGSDNLETFHRWRGWTDIMRMMPVAVVARPGSLLESRSAPAARRFAGHRVSSREARLLPLMTAPAWTYLRAPLNPSSSTALRAKAHG, encoded by the coding sequence TTGTCCTTCTTCCACGCCGGTCCCGCGCCCCAGGCCAGCGGCCCCCGTCCGGGGGCGCTGCGGGACGGGCTGGGCCTGAGCCCAGGGATGCGGGTCGGCCTGTTCGGCGGCTCGTTCAACCCGGCCCACGACGGCCACGCCCATGTCGCCGAGACCGCCCTGCAGCGGCTGGACCTGGACCGCGTGGTCTGGCTGGTCTCGCCCCAGAACCCGCTCAAGGACAGCCGCCAGACCGCCCCCCTGGCCGACCGCATGGCCTCGGCGCGCGACCGGGCCCACGGGCCCCGGATGATCGTTTCGGATTTCGAGACCCGGGTCGGCACGCGCTGGACGGTCGACACCCTGCGAGCCCTGCAGCGGCGGCACCCGGGCGTGAAGTTCGTCTGGCTGATGGGGTCGGACAATCTGGAGACCTTCCACCGCTGGCGCGGCTGGACCGACATCATGCGGATGATGCCGGTGGCCGTGGTCGCCCGCCCGGGCAGCCTGCTGGAAAGCCGCTCCGCCCCCGCCGCGCGACGCTTCGCCGGCCACCGCGTCTCGTCGCGCGAGGCCCGCCTGCTGCCCCTGATGACCGCCCCCGCCTGGACCTATCTGCGCGCGCCTTTGAACCCCAGTTCGTCGACGGCGCTGCGCGCCAAAGCCCACGGGTGA
- the rlmH gene encoding 23S rRNA (pseudouridine(1915)-N(3))-methyltransferase RlmH: MRLAIAAIGKPGRGPEASLAADYAARASAAGRVLGLGPLELIDLDPRKPGKAPEAELILAAAEGAHLIACDERGRTYPSRAFADHIATLRDRGERRLVFAIGGADGLDASVLAAAGSTLAFGPQTWPHALARAMLAEQLYRAVTILAGSPYHRD, from the coding sequence ATGAGGCTGGCCATCGCCGCCATCGGCAAGCCGGGGCGCGGGCCCGAGGCCAGCCTCGCCGCCGACTATGCCGCCCGCGCCAGCGCCGCGGGTCGCGTCCTGGGCCTCGGCCCGCTGGAGCTGATCGACCTCGATCCCAGGAAGCCCGGCAAGGCCCCGGAGGCCGAGCTGATTTTGGCCGCCGCCGAAGGCGCCCACCTGATCGCCTGCGACGAGCGGGGCAGGACCTATCCCAGCCGCGCCTTCGCCGACCACATCGCCACCCTGCGCGACCGCGGCGAGCGGCGGCTGGTGTTCGCCATCGGCGGGGCGGACGGGCTGGACGCCTCGGTCCTGGCCGCCGCCGGATCGACCCTGGCCTTCGGGCCCCAGACCTGGCCCCACGCCCTGGCCCGGGCGATGCTGGCCGAACAGCTGTACCGGGCGGTGACGATCTTGGCCGGATCACCCTATCATCGCGACTGA
- a CDS encoding amidohydrolase, which yields MIRHALRGPSLAVFACAIALPMVLAACATTDTGETPAGPGKTEAADKTLSTGLDYSTNPDPYPSTYQPLPRDNIAIVGGTVLTGTDRRIEAGVVLVADGKVEAVGPASTPVPAGYRVVDARGRFVTPGIIDVHSHLGVYPSPGVSGMSDGNEATSPNTAQVWAEHSLWPQDPGFNTARAGGVTTLQILPGSANLFGGRGVTVRNIPSITMQGMKFPGAPYGVKMACGENPSRVYGGRNQSPATGMGNVAGYRAAFIAAREYKAKWDTWREDGEGSPPTRNLQNETLAGVLDGSILVQNHCYRADEMAVMLDIAEEFGYRVTAFHHAIEAYKLAPQLAAAGVCADMWTGWWGFKMEALDAVEENAALVDAQPGSCAVIHSDDAELTQRLNQEAAAALAAGRRAGMNISEERAIGWITSNAARSIGIADQTGSLEPGKRGDVVIWSANPFSVYARADQVFVDGALSFDRFDPRYQPQSDFELGQPGYGLSAATVAAGAR from the coding sequence ATGATCCGTCACGCCTTGCGGGGCCCCAGCCTCGCCGTTTTCGCCTGCGCGATCGCGCTCCCCATGGTTCTCGCGGCCTGCGCCACCACCGACACCGGCGAGACCCCGGCCGGCCCCGGCAAGACGGAGGCCGCCGACAAGACCCTGTCCACCGGTCTCGACTATTCGACCAACCCCGACCCCTATCCCTCGACCTATCAACCTCTGCCGCGCGACAATATCGCCATCGTCGGCGGCACCGTCCTGACCGGCACCGACCGGCGGATCGAGGCCGGGGTGGTCCTGGTCGCGGACGGCAAGGTCGAGGCGGTCGGCCCGGCCTCGACCCCCGTGCCCGCCGGCTACCGCGTCGTCGACGCCCGGGGCCGGTTCGTCACCCCCGGCATCATCGACGTCCACAGCCACCTGGGCGTCTATCCCTCGCCCGGCGTCAGCGGCATGAGCGACGGCAATGAGGCCACCAGCCCGAACACTGCCCAGGTCTGGGCCGAGCACTCCCTGTGGCCCCAGGACCCCGGCTTCAACACCGCCCGGGCCGGCGGCGTCACCACCCTCCAGATCCTCCCCGGCTCGGCCAATCTGTTCGGCGGCCGCGGCGTCACCGTCCGCAACATCCCGTCCATCACCATGCAGGGGATGAAGTTCCCGGGCGCCCCCTACGGCGTCAAGATGGCCTGCGGCGAGAACCCCAGCCGCGTCTACGGCGGCCGCAACCAGTCGCCGGCCACCGGCATGGGCAATGTCGCCGGCTATCGCGCCGCCTTCATCGCCGCCCGCGAGTACAAGGCCAAATGGGACACGTGGCGCGAGGACGGCGAGGGCTCGCCGCCGACCCGCAACCTCCAGAACGAGACCCTGGCCGGGGTGCTGGACGGGTCGATCCTGGTCCAGAACCACTGCTACCGCGCCGATGAGATGGCCGTGATGCTCGATATCGCCGAGGAGTTCGGCTACCGCGTCACCGCCTTCCACCACGCCATCGAGGCCTACAAACTGGCGCCGCAACTGGCCGCCGCCGGGGTCTGCGCCGACATGTGGACCGGCTGGTGGGGCTTCAAGATGGAGGCCCTGGACGCGGTCGAGGAGAACGCCGCCCTGGTCGACGCCCAGCCCGGCTCCTGCGCCGTGATCCACTCCGACGACGCCGAACTGACCCAGCGCCTGAACCAGGAGGCCGCCGCCGCCCTGGCCGCCGGCCGCCGCGCCGGCATGAATATTTCGGAAGAGCGGGCCATCGGCTGGATCACCTCCAACGCCGCCCGCTCGATCGGCATCGCCGACCAGACCGGCTCGCTGGAGCCCGGCAAGCGCGGCGACGTGGTGATCTGGAGCGCCAATCCCTTCAGCGTCTATGCCCGCGCCGATCAGGTCTTCGTCGACGGGGCCCTCAGCTTCGACCGTTTCGACCCCCGCTATCAGCCCCAGTCCGATTTCGAACTGGGCCAGCCCGGCTATGGCCTGTCGGCCGCCACCGTCGCCGCAGGAGCCCGCTGA
- a CDS encoding murein hydrolase activator EnvC: MNRPALLSLLLALSALPAAASVQDDLEQLQARYRDEVIRARRLRADAAEASVSLTALDRQLAVLRRDQTADDVQMSAQRQRLRDLSAREAAIVTELARTRDAQGRLFSALQMMSRRPPPPLLIPADQAVDTVRAAILMKTMAPALQGRAAAIGARQAEIRRIRRLAVLASERLLTSESAQGDRRAEIEDLVARRAALLAVLKADADRADRASAALETHIRDLGGRPASVARSEDAAPAMRLPAGRARLTPPVAGAPSTRFGRGSSGWRWPSSAGPVAAPAAARVDYAGPLSGWGQVVILDLGPGWRAVVAGLDVVAVAPGDRIADGQSLGTGTPGGEVYLELRREDRPVDPAPYL, encoded by the coding sequence ATGAACCGGCCCGCCCTCCTGTCCCTGCTGCTCGCCCTGTCGGCCCTGCCGGCTGCGGCCTCCGTTCAGGACGACCTCGAACAGCTCCAGGCCCGCTATCGCGACGAGGTCATCCGCGCCCGCCGCCTGCGCGCCGACGCCGCCGAGGCCTCGGTCTCTTTGACCGCCCTCGACCGCCAGCTGGCGGTCCTGCGTCGTGACCAGACCGCCGACGACGTGCAGATGTCGGCCCAGCGCCAGCGTCTGCGCGACCTGTCCGCCCGCGAGGCCGCCATCGTCACGGAACTGGCCCGCACGCGCGACGCCCAGGGCCGGCTGTTCTCGGCCCTGCAGATGATGAGCCGCCGCCCGCCCCCGCCGCTGCTGATCCCCGCCGACCAGGCCGTCGACACCGTCCGCGCCGCGATCCTGATGAAGACCATGGCCCCCGCGCTGCAGGGCCGCGCCGCCGCCATCGGCGCCCGCCAGGCCGAGATCCGCCGCATCCGCCGCCTCGCCGTCCTGGCCAGCGAACGGCTGCTGACCAGCGAGAGCGCCCAGGGCGACCGCCGGGCCGAGATCGAGGACCTGGTCGCCCGCCGCGCGGCCCTGCTGGCCGTGCTGAAGGCCGACGCCGATCGGGCCGATCGGGCCTCGGCGGCGCTCGAGACCCACATCCGCGACCTGGGCGGCCGCCCGGCCAGCGTGGCCCGCTCCGAGGACGCGGCGCCCGCCATGCGCCTGCCCGCCGGCCGCGCCCGCCTGACGCCGCCGGTGGCCGGCGCGCCCTCCACCCGGTTCGGGCGCGGCTCCAGCGGCTGGCGCTGGCCGTCGTCGGCCGGCCCCGTCGCCGCCCCCGCCGCCGCCCGCGTCGACTATGCCGGTCCGCTCAGCGGCTGGGGCCAGGTCGTCATCCTGGACCTCGGTCCCGGCTGGCGCGCCGTCGTCGCCGGTCTGGACGTCGTCGCCGTGGCCCCCGGCGACCGGATCGCCGACGGCCAGTCGCTCGGCACCGGCACCCCCGGCGGCGAGGTCTATCTGGAACTCCGCCGCGAGGACCGGCCCGTGGATCCGGCACCGTATCTATGA
- a CDS encoding DUF167 family protein has protein sequence MGRLAVKLTPGASADRIDGWGVDPEGRPVLQVRVRARPVEGEANAALILLLAKSLGVSRSSVSLARGGQSRLKRLDVEGLDDAALRARLTDR, from the coding sequence ATGGGTCGCCTTGCCGTCAAACTGACGCCCGGGGCCTCGGCCGACCGGATCGACGGCTGGGGGGTCGACCCCGAGGGACGGCCGGTCCTCCAGGTCCGCGTGCGCGCCCGTCCGGTCGAGGGCGAGGCCAATGCCGCCCTGATCCTGTTGCTGGCGAAATCACTCGGGGTCTCTCGGTCCTCGGTGTCCCTGGCGCGCGGCGGGCAGTCGCGTCTGAAGCGGTTGGACGTCGAGGGGCTGGATGACGCGGCGCTTCGGGCCCGTCTTACCGATCGGTAA
- a CDS encoding electron transfer flavoprotein subunit beta/FixA family protein: MKVLVPVKRVIDYNVKARVKADQTGVDLANVKMSMNPFDEIAVEEAVRLKEGKEHHAAGTATEIVVVSIGVTQAQETIRTALAMGADRGILIQSDTDLEPLAVAKLLAAVVAEEKPDLVLMGKQSIDGDNNAVGQMLAALLDWPQATFAAKIELAGGTATVTREVDGGIQTLSAALPAVITVDLRLNTPRYASLPNIMKAKKKEIAMKAVADYGVDTAPRLSVVKVTAPPTRSAGIKVADAAELVSKLKTAGAL, from the coding sequence ATGAAAGTTCTCGTCCCCGTCAAACGGGTGATCGACTATAACGTCAAGGCCCGCGTCAAGGCCGACCAGACCGGCGTCGACCTCGCCAACGTCAAGATGAGCATGAATCCCTTCGACGAAATCGCCGTCGAAGAGGCCGTCCGTCTGAAAGAAGGCAAGGAGCACCACGCCGCCGGCACGGCGACCGAGATCGTGGTCGTCTCCATCGGCGTGACCCAGGCCCAGGAAACCATCCGCACGGCCCTGGCCATGGGCGCGGACCGCGGCATCCTGATCCAGTCCGACACCGACCTTGAGCCCTTGGCCGTGGCCAAGCTCCTGGCCGCCGTGGTGGCCGAGGAGAAGCCCGACCTGGTCCTGATGGGCAAGCAGTCGATCGACGGCGACAACAATGCCGTCGGCCAGATGCTGGCCGCCCTGCTGGACTGGCCCCAGGCCACCTTCGCCGCCAAGATCGAACTCGCCGGCGGCACCGCCACCGTGACCCGCGAAGTCGACGGCGGCATCCAGACCCTGTCGGCGGCCCTGCCGGCGGTGATCACCGTCGACCTGCGGCTCAACACGCCCCGCTACGCCTCTCTGCCCAACATCATGAAGGCCAAGAAGAAGGAGATCGCCATGAAGGCGGTCGCCGACTACGGCGTCGACACGGCCCCGCGCCTGAGCGTGGTCAAGGTCACCGCCCCGCCGACCCGCTCGGCCGGGATCAAGGTCGCCGACGCCGCCGAACTGGTGTCCAAACTCAAGACCGCCGGAGCCCTCTGA
- a CDS encoding autorepressor SdpR family transcription factor produces the protein MTQVFKALSDPTRRRVLQLLRQGPMSAGDIADRFDVSKPTMSAHFAVLKEADLVHAEKAGKSVLYHLKLSVLEEALLGFVQSFGLDADPSTPKPEPAK, from the coding sequence ATGACCCAGGTCTTCAAGGCTCTTTCCGATCCGACCCGCCGCCGCGTGCTTCAGCTCCTGCGTCAGGGGCCCATGAGCGCCGGCGACATCGCCGACCGGTTCGACGTCTCCAAGCCCACCATGTCGGCCCATTTTGCCGTGCTGAAGGAGGCTGACCTGGTTCATGCCGAGAAGGCCGGAAAGTCGGTCCTCTATCACCTGAAGCTCTCGGTGCTCGAAGAGGCGCTGCTGGGCTTCGTCCAATCGTTCGGCCTCGACGCGGACCCGTCGACGCCCAAGCCGGAGCCCGCGAAATGA
- the rsfS gene encoding ribosome silencing factor, translated as MVPTGSNALETALLSKLDEDKAQDIVLIDLKGKSPMADTMIVASGRSHRHVGALADHLLRTLKEQGLGRAKVEGLPHCDWVLIDAGDVIVHLFRPEVRMFYNIEKIWAVDSAHRTANA; from the coding sequence GTGGTGCCGACCGGCTCCAACGCGCTGGAGACCGCCCTGCTGTCCAAGCTGGACGAGGACAAGGCCCAGGACATCGTCCTGATCGACCTGAAGGGCAAGTCGCCCATGGCCGACACCATGATCGTGGCCTCGGGCCGGTCGCACCGCCACGTCGGCGCCCTCGCCGACCACCTGCTGCGCACGCTGAAGGAACAGGGCCTGGGTCGCGCCAAGGTCGAGGGCCTGCCGCACTGCGACTGGGTGCTGATCGACGCCGGCGACGTCATCGTCCACCTGTTCCGGCCCGAGGTGCGGATGTTCTACAACATCGAGAAGATCTGGGCCGTCGACAGCGCCCACCGCACGGCGAACGCCTGA
- a CDS encoding DUF4287 domain-containing protein, which produces MSFQAYIDNVQARTGKTPDDFRALATEKGFLVDGAVPASVKATQITDWLKAEFDLGHGHAMAVYALLKGKTA; this is translated from the coding sequence ATGTCGTTCCAGGCCTATATCGACAACGTCCAGGCCAGGACCGGCAAGACGCCCGACGACTTTCGCGCCCTGGCCACCGAAAAAGGCTTCCTGGTCGACGGCGCGGTCCCGGCCTCGGTCAAGGCCACGCAGATCACCGACTGGCTGAAGGCGGAGTTCGATCTGGGCCATGGCCACGCCATGGCCGTCTATGCCCTGCTGAAGGGAAAGACCGCCTAG
- a CDS encoding amidohydrolase family protein, which translates to MRRLALISLAALAASALPAMAQELTAITGGRVLTGTSVIENGTVVIQNGRIVSVGTGAAPSGARVIDATGQVVAPGFVAVDSGLGLTEISSVGGSEDQSNGANTISASFDVSYGLDPWSIALPVARLGGITRAIVVPNHPGGSGGHQHQDDSDFAGAGEGGYQTPGLFAGTASVIHLAAGTDILVQPRVAMVAPFGEAGAGVAGGARGATFTLFKETLAEVRLYARNKAAYDRAALRDLSVSRADLEALIPVADGTLPLIVTVHRAADIQQVLRLAREEGIKLILDGAEEGWLVAADIAAADVPVLLNPISNLPSNLEMRAARMENAAALNAAGVVIAIKGNEGSVHRAREARYNAGNAVSHGLPFEAAIAALTVNPARIFGMGGRFGELRAGAAADVVVWSGDPLEPLSSVTAEFINGQEQSLTSRQILLRDRYRNGGRSEGGMPLAYGN; encoded by the coding sequence ATGCGCCGTCTCGCCCTGATCTCGCTCGCGGCCCTCGCCGCGTCCGCCCTTCCCGCAATGGCCCAGGAGCTCACCGCCATCACGGGCGGTCGGGTCCTGACCGGCACCTCCGTCATCGAGAACGGGACGGTGGTGATCCAGAACGGCCGCATCGTCTCGGTCGGCACCGGAGCCGCCCCGTCCGGGGCCCGGGTCATCGACGCCACCGGCCAGGTCGTCGCCCCCGGCTTCGTCGCCGTGGATTCCGGCCTGGGCCTGACCGAGATCTCCTCGGTCGGCGGGTCGGAGGACCAGTCGAACGGGGCCAACACCATCTCGGCCTCCTTCGACGTCAGCTACGGCCTCGACCCCTGGTCGATCGCCCTCCCCGTAGCGCGACTGGGCGGGATCACCCGCGCCATCGTCGTGCCGAACCATCCGGGCGGGTCCGGCGGCCACCAGCATCAGGACGACAGCGACTTCGCCGGCGCGGGCGAGGGCGGCTATCAGACGCCGGGCCTGTTCGCCGGCACCGCCTCGGTCATCCATCTGGCGGCCGGGACCGACATCCTGGTCCAGCCGCGCGTGGCCATGGTCGCCCCCTTCGGCGAGGCCGGGGCCGGCGTCGCCGGCGGGGCGCGCGGAGCCACCTTCACCCTGTTCAAGGAGACCCTGGCCGAGGTCCGCCTGTATGCCCGCAACAAGGCCGCCTACGACCGGGCGGCCCTGCGCGACCTGTCGGTCTCGCGCGCCGATCTGGAGGCCCTGATCCCCGTCGCCGACGGCACCCTGCCGCTCATCGTCACGGTCCACCGCGCCGCCGACATCCAGCAGGTCCTGCGCCTGGCCCGCGAGGAGGGGATCAAGCTGATCCTCGACGGGGCCGAGGAGGGCTGGCTGGTCGCCGCCGACATCGCCGCGGCCGACGTGCCCGTGCTTCTGAACCCGATCTCCAACCTGCCCTCCAATCTGGAGATGCGGGCGGCAAGGATGGAGAACGCCGCCGCCCTCAACGCCGCCGGGGTGGTCATCGCCATCAAGGGCAATGAGGGTTCGGTCCACCGCGCCCGCGAGGCTCGCTACAACGCCGGCAACGCGGTCTCGCACGGCCTGCCGTTCGAGGCGGCGATCGCCGCCCTGACGGTCAACCCGGCCCGCATCTTCGGCATGGGCGGCCGCTTCGGCGAGCTGCGCGCCGGGGCCGCCGCCGACGTCGTGGTCTGGTCCGGCGACCCGCTGGAGCCCCTGTCCTCGGTTACGGCGGAGTTCATCAACGGCCAGGAACAGTCCCTGACCAGCCGCCAGATCCTGCTCCGCGACCGCTACCGCAACGGCGGCCGCTCGGAGGGCGGGATGCCGCTTGCCTACGGGAACTGA